One genomic window of Niveibacterium sp. SC-1 includes the following:
- a CDS encoding IS5 family transposase: MRGQVDPQAGMFHYFSAESRVPTDHPLRAIKQLADAALREISAELEGLYSAIGRPSIAPERLLKGQLLMALCSVRSDRQLCEQLDYNILFRRFLDMSLEEATLDQSNFSRLRTRLVDTDIARRFFDEVVRPARARHLLSADHFTVDGTLIDAWASFKSFRRTDPQEPPKPGGDGTGMVDFKGETRSNATHQRTTDPEARLMRKGNGQPAKLSYGAHVLMENRSGLCVDVLVTASTRAKHLAASDLLTRARRRRIHPKTLSADKGYHNKPFVQHLRDHKIRAHIARTQGRTTPGLDARTARTAGYQASQRKRKRVEEIFGWMKTVGGLRKTHFIGEAKTQMAAFISATTYNLLRIANLTKRRPVGG; this comes from the coding sequence ATGCGCGGTCAGGTCGATCCCCAGGCAGGCATGTTTCACTACTTCTCGGCCGAGTCCCGTGTGCCGACCGATCATCCGCTGCGCGCAATCAAGCAACTGGCCGATGCGGCGCTGCGTGAGATCTCGGCCGAACTCGAAGGACTGTACTCGGCGATCGGGCGTCCGTCGATTGCGCCGGAGCGTCTGCTCAAGGGGCAATTGCTCATGGCGCTGTGTTCGGTGCGCTCGGACCGGCAACTGTGCGAGCAGCTCGACTACAACATCCTCTTTCGCCGGTTCCTGGACATGAGTCTGGAGGAAGCGACGCTGGATCAATCGAACTTCAGCCGCTTGCGTACGCGTCTGGTGGACACCGATATCGCCCGGCGCTTCTTCGATGAAGTGGTGCGCCCGGCGCGCGCCAGACACCTGCTCAGTGCCGATCACTTCACTGTCGATGGCACGCTCATCGACGCGTGGGCTTCGTTCAAGAGTTTCCGGCGCACGGATCCGCAGGAGCCGCCAAAGCCCGGCGGCGATGGCACGGGCATGGTGGATTTCAAGGGTGAGACGCGTAGCAACGCTACGCACCAGCGCACAACCGACCCCGAGGCGCGTCTTATGAGGAAAGGCAACGGTCAGCCCGCCAAACTGAGCTACGGCGCTCACGTGCTCATGGAAAACCGCAGCGGCCTGTGTGTCGATGTGCTGGTGACTGCCTCGACCCGTGCCAAGCATCTGGCGGCCTCGGATCTGCTCACGCGGGCGCGGCGGCGCCGGATTCATCCCAAGACCCTGAGCGCCGACAAGGGCTATCACAACAAGCCCTTCGTTCAGCACCTTCGCGACCACAAGATCCGCGCCCACATCGCCCGCACCCAAGGGCGAACGACGCCGGGCCTGGATGCGCGCACCGCACGCACTGCGGGCTATCAGGCGAGCCAGCGCAAACGCAAACGGGTGGAAGAAATCTTCGGCTGGATGAAGACGGTGGGCGGCCTGAGAAAGACCCATTTCATCGGCGAAGCGAAGACGCAGATGGCGGCCTTTATTTCGGCTACGACTTACAACCTGTTGCGGATCGCAAATTTGACAAAGCGGAGACCGGTGGGCGGATAA
- a CDS encoding transposase, translating to MLLKVILSAYAEGVVSSRGIERLCREHVTFIALRGDTAPHFTTLAAPSWPGSVKTPPHSLPKCSGCATGKA from the coding sequence ATGTTGCTCAAAGTCATTCTGAGCGCCTACGCCGAAGGTGTCGTCAGCAGTCGGGGCATCGAACGGCTGTGCCGTGAGCACGTCACCTTCATCGCCCTGCGCGGCGATACGGCCCCGCATTTCACCACGCTCGCCGCGCCTTCGTGGCCGGGCTCAGTCAAGACGCCGCCGCACTCTTTGCCCAAGTGCTCTGGCTGTGCGACCGGTAAGGCCTGA
- a CDS encoding pyridoxamine 5'-phosphate oxidase family protein: MKANERAILKSLFLQPVASLATLHGGEPAISMVPFALLPGSTGFVIHVSGLASHTRDMLDRPAVALLMTAPADAADTPLALPRASVQGEARRCDADSAEYQAARAAYLAKLPDAEELFSFRDFSLFVIAPRTVRFVAGFGRAMTLTAGQLAELMSDDAAADA, translated from the coding sequence ATGAAGGCGAACGAACGGGCGATCCTCAAGTCGCTATTCCTGCAACCGGTAGCCTCCCTGGCCACGCTGCATGGAGGCGAGCCGGCGATATCGATGGTTCCGTTCGCGCTGCTGCCTGGCAGCACAGGCTTCGTCATCCATGTCAGCGGTCTCGCCTCTCATACGCGGGACATGCTGGACCGTCCGGCAGTGGCTTTGCTGATGACGGCTCCTGCGGATGCGGCCGACACGCCACTCGCCTTGCCGCGCGCCAGCGTCCAGGGCGAGGCGCGTCGCTGCGACGCCGACTCCGCGGAGTATCAGGCGGCCCGCGCGGCTTACCTTGCGAAGCTGCCTGATGCTGAGGAGCTGTTCAGCTTCCGGGATTTCTCGTTGTTCGTGATCGCGCCGCGAACGGTGCGATTCGTTGCGGGCTTCGGGCGGGCGATGACGCTGACAGCCGGGCAACTCGCCGAGCTCATGTCCGACGACGCTGCTGCGGACGCGTGA
- a CDS encoding histone deacetylase — MQLFYADHFVLPLPPGHRFPMDKYRRLRERLLASGHFPPESFREPPPATDVQLTRAHDPGYIGRVACGELDAAEIRRIGFPWSPQMVERSRRSSGATMEAARAALRGARCAANLAGGTHHAHRDFGSGFCVFNDAAVAARAMQAEEGVGQVAIIDCDVHQGDGTAAILADDPSIFTFSIHGAKNFPAHKQQSDLDIELADDTGDADYLAALSRGLDEVFSRVRPELVIYLAGADPFAGDRLGRLALSKEGLLARDRAVLERCAARGAVIAIAMAGGYADEIDDIVDIHAATVIEASRYTR, encoded by the coding sequence ATGCAGCTCTTCTACGCCGACCACTTCGTGCTTCCCCTCCCGCCGGGACATCGTTTCCCGATGGACAAGTACCGACGCCTGCGCGAACGCCTGCTCGCCAGCGGCCACTTCCCGCCGGAGTCCTTCCGCGAACCGCCGCCCGCGACGGACGTGCAACTCACGCGTGCCCATGACCCGGGCTACATCGGTCGCGTGGCGTGCGGTGAGCTGGACGCCGCGGAGATCCGTCGCATCGGCTTCCCCTGGTCACCACAGATGGTGGAGCGCTCGCGCCGCTCCTCCGGCGCAACGATGGAAGCGGCCCGCGCGGCCCTGCGCGGCGCGCGCTGCGCCGCGAATCTCGCCGGCGGCACGCATCACGCGCACCGCGATTTCGGCAGCGGCTTCTGCGTCTTCAACGACGCTGCGGTCGCTGCGCGTGCGATGCAGGCGGAAGAGGGCGTGGGTCAGGTCGCGATCATCGATTGCGACGTGCACCAGGGCGACGGCACCGCCGCCATTCTTGCGGACGACCCGAGCATCTTCACCTTCAGCATCCACGGCGCGAAGAACTTCCCCGCGCACAAGCAACAGAGCGATCTGGATATCGAACTCGCGGACGACACAGGGGACGCCGACTACCTTGCCGCCTTGTCGCGTGGTCTGGACGAGGTCTTCTCCCGCGTGCGACCGGAGCTGGTGATCTACCTCGCAGGCGCCGACCCCTTCGCAGGCGACCGGCTCGGACGCCTCGCCCTCAGCAAAGAGGGACTGCTCGCCCGCGACCGCGCCGTGCTGGAGCGCTGCGCCGCGCGAGGCGCCGTCATCGCCATTGCAATGGCAGGCGGCTACGCGGACGAGATCGACGACATCGTGGACATCCATGCCGCCACCGTGATCGAGGCAAGCCGCTACACGCGATAA
- a CDS encoding HAD hydrolase-like protein, producing MGTDLRGVRLVVFDFDGTLADSFPFFVEVFDTLADRHGFRRLEREQLDTLRGLDLRQMAKRSELPLWKLPRVAVDFRAEMARNTHRVPLFGGVAEMFERLARAGIAIAVLSSNSRKNVETVLGEALSARVDYWQCGASLFGKEARLKRLMAAAGRPPAEHVLMVGDEPRDIEAAKAVGARSAAVSWGFTREERLTQHAPDLMLGDPADLGVALRIA from the coding sequence ATGGGTACAGATCTGCGCGGCGTGCGGCTCGTCGTCTTCGACTTCGACGGCACGCTCGCCGACTCTTTTCCTTTCTTTGTCGAGGTCTTCGACACGCTGGCCGACCGCCACGGGTTCCGTCGCCTGGAGCGCGAACAGCTCGACACCTTGCGCGGACTCGACTTGCGCCAGATGGCCAAGCGTTCCGAGCTGCCGCTCTGGAAGCTTCCTCGCGTGGCGGTCGACTTCCGCGCGGAGATGGCACGCAACACCCATCGGGTGCCCCTCTTTGGGGGCGTTGCCGAGATGTTCGAGCGGCTCGCGCGAGCGGGCATCGCGATTGCAGTGCTCAGTTCCAATTCGCGCAAAAACGTCGAGACCGTTCTTGGAGAGGCGCTCAGCGCACGCGTGGACTACTGGCAGTGCGGGGCTTCGCTCTTCGGCAAGGAAGCCCGGCTCAAGCGCCTCATGGCAGCCGCGGGAAGACCGCCCGCCGAGCATGTGCTCATGGTGGGTGACGAACCCCGCGACATCGAAGCCGCAAAGGCTGTGGGCGCCCGATCGGCAGCAGTCTCCTGGGGCTTTACCCGCGAGGAGCGCCTCACCCAGCATGCGCCAGACCTGATGCTGGGTGACCCCGCCGATCTGGGCGTTGCGCTGCGCATTGCTTGA
- a CDS encoding NAD-dependent succinate-semialdehyde dehydrogenase, with translation MPALNDPELIRERCFVNGEWLAADTGETIEVRNPATGERIAKVPRMGAAEARRAIEAAAAAWHAWRAKTAGERARILRKWFDLMMASQEDLARLLTLEQGKPLAEARGEIAYGASFIEWFAEEGKRLYGETVPGHAADKRILVTREPVGVCAAITPWNFPNAMITRKVGPALAAGCTIVVKPASQTPLSALAMAELAQRAGLPPGVLNIITGDSGAIGGELTANPIVRKLSFTGSTETGRKLMAQSAPSIKKLSLELGGNAPFIVFDDADLDAAVSGAITSKYRNSGQTCVCANRLLVQEGVLEAFTQKLLDAVAKLKPGNGLEEGVTQGPLIDTAAVGKVQALLQDATEKGARLLVGGKPHALGHTFFEPTVLTGARPSMRIAREEVFGPVAPIFPFATEEDAIRMANDTEFGLAAYFYARDVSRIWRVAEGLEYGMVGINTGLISTEVAPFGGVKQSGLGREGSRHGIEEYAELKYLCLGL, from the coding sequence ATGCCAGCATTGAATGATCCGGAACTCATCCGCGAGCGTTGTTTCGTCAATGGCGAATGGCTCGCCGCAGACACCGGCGAAACCATCGAGGTCCGCAATCCGGCGACCGGAGAGCGCATCGCGAAGGTGCCGCGCATGGGCGCCGCCGAGGCACGCCGTGCCATCGAGGCGGCGGCCGCGGCCTGGCACGCGTGGCGCGCAAAGACGGCAGGCGAGCGTGCGCGCATCCTGCGCAAATGGTTCGATCTCATGATGGCCAGCCAGGAAGACCTCGCGCGTCTGCTGACCCTGGAGCAGGGCAAACCGCTGGCCGAGGCGCGCGGCGAGATCGCCTACGGCGCGTCCTTCATCGAATGGTTCGCGGAAGAGGGCAAGCGACTCTACGGTGAGACCGTCCCCGGCCACGCGGCGGACAAACGCATCCTGGTCACGCGCGAACCTGTCGGAGTGTGTGCGGCGATCACGCCCTGGAACTTCCCCAACGCGATGATCACGCGCAAGGTGGGGCCCGCGCTGGCGGCGGGCTGCACCATCGTCGTCAAACCCGCCTCCCAGACGCCGCTGTCCGCGCTCGCGATGGCTGAACTCGCGCAGCGCGCAGGCTTGCCGCCCGGCGTGCTCAACATCATCACCGGCGACTCTGGCGCGATCGGTGGCGAGCTCACCGCCAACCCGATCGTGCGCAAGCTCTCTTTCACCGGCTCCACCGAGACCGGACGCAAGCTGATGGCGCAAAGCGCGCCTTCGATCAAGAAGCTCTCGCTGGAACTCGGCGGCAACGCGCCCTTCATCGTGTTCGACGACGCCGATCTGGATGCCGCGGTATCGGGGGCCATCACCTCCAAGTACCGCAACAGCGGCCAGACCTGCGTCTGCGCCAATCGCCTGCTGGTGCAGGAGGGCGTGCTCGAAGCCTTCACGCAGAAACTGCTCGATGCCGTGGCCAAACTCAAGCCCGGCAACGGATTGGAAGAGGGCGTGACGCAAGGGCCGCTGATCGATACCGCCGCGGTCGGGAAAGTGCAGGCGCTGCTGCAGGACGCCACCGAGAAGGGGGCTCGCCTGCTTGTCGGCGGCAAGCCGCATGCCCTGGGACACACCTTCTTCGAGCCCACCGTGCTCACGGGCGCAAGGCCCTCGATGCGCATCGCCCGCGAAGAAGTGTTCGGACCCGTGGCGCCGATCTTCCCGTTCGCGACCGAGGAAGACGCGATCCGCATGGCCAACGACACCGAGTTCGGACTGGCCGCCTACTTCTATGCGCGGGATGTCTCACGCATCTGGCGCGTAGCCGAGGGCCTGGAGTACGGCATGGTGGGCATCAACACCGGGCTCATCTCCACCGAGGTCGCGCCCTTCGGTGGCGTCAAGCAATCCGGTCTGGGGCGCGAAGGCTCGCGCCACGGCATCGAGGAATACGCCGAACTCAAATACCTGTGCCTGGGCCTGTGA
- a CDS encoding GNAT family N-acetyltransferase: MSTATSKDIRDVTPDDLPELLRLVRGLAQYEKLEHLLQASVEDYRDALFGPRPVAEAVMAFVDERAVGFALFFQNYSTFLGKRGLYLEDLFVEPEFRGRGLGQALIRRVAALAVERQCGRFEWSVLDWNAPAIAFYEKLGATVLPDWRIVRATGDSLSALAAG; the protein is encoded by the coding sequence ATGAGTACCGCGACGAGTAAAGACATCCGCGACGTGACGCCCGACGACCTTCCCGAACTCCTGCGCCTAGTCCGGGGTCTGGCGCAGTACGAGAAGCTCGAACACCTGCTGCAGGCGAGCGTGGAAGATTATCGCGATGCCCTGTTCGGACCACGCCCTGTTGCCGAAGCCGTGATGGCCTTCGTCGACGAACGTGCCGTGGGCTTCGCGCTGTTCTTCCAGAATTACTCGACCTTCCTGGGCAAGCGCGGACTCTATCTGGAAGACCTTTTCGTCGAGCCGGAGTTTCGCGGACGTGGCCTCGGACAGGCGCTGATCCGGCGCGTCGCGGCCTTGGCGGTGGAACGCCAGTGCGGCCGCTTCGAGTGGTCGGTGCTGGACTGGAATGCGCCGGCAATCGCCTTCTACGAGAAGCTGGGCGCCACCGTACTGCCGGATTGGCGCATCGTGCGCGCCACGGGCGACTCGCTGAGCGCGCTCGCCGCAGGCTGA
- a CDS encoding NUDIX hydrolase → MSDSIDRHLEKYVSGELVFDGKLLKVWRDEVSREDSPGQHFIREYVRHQGACMVIAITDAGKIILERQYRYPLDLLLLEVPAGKIDPGEDPEVCARRELQEETGFQAREWRRLGTVHPAVGYSDEGIHLFLAQGLEYIGQDLDAGEYLEVVEMTLDEAEAAVLGGEITDGKTISAIFWARKVLQG, encoded by the coding sequence ATGAGCGACTCCATCGATCGTCATCTCGAAAAGTACGTTTCCGGTGAACTGGTCTTCGATGGAAAGTTGCTCAAGGTCTGGCGCGACGAGGTGAGCCGAGAGGATTCGCCCGGCCAGCACTTCATCCGCGAATACGTTCGCCACCAGGGCGCGTGCATGGTCATCGCGATCACCGACGCGGGCAAGATCATCCTCGAACGCCAGTACCGCTATCCGCTGGATCTGCTGCTGCTCGAAGTGCCCGCCGGCAAGATCGATCCGGGCGAGGATCCCGAAGTCTGTGCGCGCCGCGAGTTGCAGGAAGAAACCGGCTTCCAGGCGCGCGAATGGCGACGCCTGGGTACGGTGCACCCGGCCGTGGGTTACTCGGACGAAGGTATCCACCTGTTCCTTGCGCAGGGCCTCGAATACATCGGCCAGGACCTGGACGCCGGTGAGTATCTGGAAGTGGTCGAGATGACGCTCGACGAGGCAGAGGCCGCCGTGCTCGGCGGCGAGATCACCGACGGCAAGACCATCTCCGCGATCTTCTGGGCCCGCAAGGTCCTGCAGGGCTGA
- a CDS encoding DUF2818 family protein — protein sequence MNAGLGTFVLLAISLLLANLPFLSERLFGLLRLARKKGLALRLLEVVLAYFLVGGISLLIETQRFGSVFPQGWEFYAVTACLFLVFAYPGFVRHTLWRNRQA from the coding sequence ATGAATGCCGGCCTTGGCACTTTCGTCCTGCTCGCGATCTCGCTGCTGCTCGCCAATCTGCCTTTCCTCTCGGAGCGCCTCTTCGGCCTGCTGCGCCTTGCGCGGAAAAAAGGCCTGGCGCTCCGTCTGCTTGAAGTTGTCCTCGCCTATTTCCTCGTAGGCGGCATCTCCCTCCTCATCGAAACCCAGCGCTTCGGGTCCGTCTTTCCGCAAGGCTGGGAGTTCTACGCCGTCACCGCGTGCCTCTTCCTGGTGTTCGCCTATCCGGGATTCGTCAGGCACACCCTCTGGCGCAACCGGCAGGCCTGA
- the nuoN gene encoding NADH-quinone oxidoreductase subunit NuoN, translating to MEFQTPDFRPASLELFTAAMVVVILLVTTFQKQQRARTTAYWLAQFTLLAPLAVTALTVLALSWANSETRFLSVSGRGLMSVLQWSPPFYAASFQRALTFSGMYMSDLMGGFLKAVVCLAVAVALQYGRAYAALRKIDSPEYIMLIVSAALGMMVLISASHFVTLYLGLELMSLALYGLVAIDRDNPRSTEAGMKYFVLGALASGLLLYGMSMLYGATGTLQILEIARRMSEHNANDLVVVFGLVFMLVGIGFKLGVVPFHMWVPDVYQGSPTSVTLLVSSAPKLAAFAMAFRVLIYGLFDLAEQWQMMLMLMAVGSIVLGNLAAIAQTSIKRMLAYSGISHMGFLLLGLLSGVAKGGNTGYALNAYSSSMFYAVAYVLMTLAAFGMVILLSRGGFEADSIDDFKGLNQRSPWFAGMMLIVMFSMAGIPFFVGFFAKFSVLQAVVMAGYYWLAVLAVIMSLIGAFYYLRVVKVMYFDDAVDTAPIAASTGLRTLLSINALAIAYFGVRPDGLMKLCWFALQN from the coding sequence ATGGAATTCCAGACACCGGATTTCCGGCCCGCCTCGCTAGAGTTGTTCACTGCGGCCATGGTGGTGGTCATCCTCTTGGTGACGACCTTCCAGAAGCAGCAGCGTGCCCGCACGACCGCTTACTGGCTGGCCCAGTTCACCCTGCTCGCACCGCTCGCCGTAACCGCGCTGACCGTGCTTGCGCTCAGCTGGGCCAACAGCGAGACGCGCTTCCTGTCTGTTTCGGGCCGTGGCCTGATGAGCGTCCTGCAGTGGTCGCCGCCGTTCTACGCGGCCTCGTTCCAGCGCGCGCTCACCTTCAGCGGCATGTATATGTCCGATCTGATGGGCGGTTTCCTCAAGGCCGTGGTCTGCCTGGCGGTCGCGGTTGCGCTCCAGTACGGCCGTGCCTACGCCGCCCTGCGCAAGATCGACAGTCCCGAATACATCATGCTGATCGTCAGCGCCGCGCTGGGCATGATGGTGCTGATCTCCGCCAGTCACTTCGTCACCCTGTATCTGGGTCTCGAACTGATGTCGCTGGCGCTGTATGGCCTGGTGGCGATCGATCGTGACAACCCGCGCTCGACCGAAGCCGGCATGAAGTACTTCGTGCTTGGCGCGCTGGCCAGCGGCCTGCTGCTCTACGGCATGTCCATGCTCTACGGTGCGACCGGCACGCTACAGATCCTGGAGATTGCCCGCCGCATGTCCGAACACAATGCCAACGACTTGGTGGTCGTCTTCGGCCTGGTGTTCATGCTGGTCGGTATTGGCTTCAAGCTGGGTGTGGTGCCGTTCCACATGTGGGTGCCCGACGTCTATCAGGGCTCGCCGACTTCGGTCACCCTGCTGGTGTCGAGCGCGCCCAAGCTTGCGGCCTTCGCGATGGCCTTCCGCGTGCTGATCTATGGCCTGTTCGATCTGGCCGAGCAGTGGCAGATGATGCTCATGCTCATGGCAGTCGGCTCCATCGTGCTGGGCAACCTGGCGGCGATCGCGCAGACCAGCATCAAGCGCATGCTGGCCTACTCGGGCATTTCGCACATGGGCTTCCTGCTGCTGGGCCTGCTCTCGGGCGTGGCCAAGGGCGGCAACACCGGCTATGCGCTCAATGCGTACAGCTCGTCGATGTTCTACGCCGTGGCCTATGTGCTGATGACCCTGGCCGCCTTCGGCATGGTGATCCTGCTCTCGCGTGGCGGCTTCGAGGCCGATTCGATCGACGACTTCAAGGGCCTGAACCAGCGCAGCCCCTGGTTCGCCGGCATGATGCTGATCGTCATGTTCTCGATGGCCGGCATCCCGTTCTTCGTCGGCTTCTTCGCCAAGTTCTCGGTGCTCCAGGCCGTCGTCATGGCGGGCTACTACTGGCTTGCCGTGCTGGCAGTGATCATGTCGTTGATCGGCGCGTTCTACTACCTGCGCGTCGTGAAGGTCATGTACTTCGACGACGCCGTGGATACGGCACCGATCGCTGCGTCCACCGGCCTGCGCACCCTGCTGTCCATCAACGCCCTGGCCATCGCCTACTTCGGCGTGCGCCCCGACGGCCTGATGAAGCTGTGCTGGTTCGCGCTGCAGAACTGA
- a CDS encoding NADH-quinone oxidoreductase subunit M codes for MTGVPYLSLAIWVPILGGLLTLATGSDRNAASARLLALVAALAGLLVSIPLYCGFDAGTAAMQFVERSPWIERFSIEYYLGVDGISMPFVILNSFITVIVVIAGWQVVDKKVAQYNAAFLIMSGLLNGIFSALDGVLFYVFFEASLIPLYLVIGIWGGNNRVYAALKFFLYTLAGSLLMLVAFLWLFLQAGGSFDILAWQKMPIGMTAQSLVFFAFLASFAVKVPMWPVHTWLPDAHVQAPTGGSVVLAAIALKLGAYGFLRFALPIVPDAAQHYAPLIIGLSLIAVVYIGFVALVQSDMKKLVAYSSISHMGFVTLGFFMFNAAGVEGALVQMISHGFVSGAMFLCIGVLYDRMHSREIADYGGVVNTMPKFAAFFMLFAMANAGLPATSGFVGEFMVIMGAVQFNFWTAFVAATTLIVGAAYTLWMYKRVVFGEVANDHVRELTDINGREFFFLAVLAFAVLAMGLYPRLVTDVMHTSVAELLKHVAAGKL; via the coding sequence ATGACCGGAGTGCCCTACCTCAGTCTCGCGATCTGGGTGCCGATACTCGGCGGCCTGCTGACGCTCGCGACCGGCTCGGACCGGAACGCCGCCAGCGCGCGGCTGCTTGCCCTCGTCGCAGCCCTCGCCGGGTTGCTGGTGAGTATCCCCCTGTACTGCGGCTTCGATGCCGGCACTGCCGCGATGCAGTTTGTCGAGCGCAGCCCATGGATCGAGCGCTTCTCGATCGAGTACTACCTGGGCGTGGATGGCATCTCGATGCCGTTCGTGATCCTCAACAGCTTCATCACCGTGATCGTGGTGATCGCCGGCTGGCAGGTTGTCGACAAGAAAGTGGCGCAGTACAACGCCGCCTTCCTGATCATGTCGGGCCTGCTCAACGGCATCTTCTCTGCCCTCGACGGCGTGCTGTTCTACGTGTTCTTCGAGGCCTCGCTGATCCCGCTGTATCTCGTCATCGGTATCTGGGGCGGCAACAACCGTGTGTATGCGGCACTGAAGTTCTTCCTCTACACGCTGGCCGGCTCGCTGTTGATGCTCGTCGCGTTCCTGTGGCTCTTCCTGCAGGCTGGCGGCAGTTTCGACATCCTTGCCTGGCAGAAGATGCCGATCGGCATGACGGCGCAAAGCCTGGTGTTCTTCGCCTTCCTCGCGTCCTTCGCGGTGAAGGTGCCGATGTGGCCGGTGCATACCTGGTTGCCGGACGCCCACGTGCAGGCACCCACCGGCGGTTCCGTGGTGCTGGCGGCGATCGCCCTGAAGCTGGGGGCCTACGGCTTCCTGCGGTTCGCACTGCCCATCGTTCCGGATGCGGCTCAGCATTACGCACCGCTGATAATCGGACTGTCCCTGATTGCGGTGGTCTACATCGGTTTCGTCGCGCTGGTGCAGAGCGACATGAAGAAGCTGGTCGCCTATTCGTCGATCTCCCACATGGGTTTCGTCACCCTGGGCTTCTTCATGTTCAACGCGGCCGGTGTGGAAGGCGCGTTGGTGCAGATGATTTCCCACGGCTTCGTGTCGGGCGCGATGTTCCTTTGCATCGGCGTCCTCTACGACCGCATGCACAGCCGTGAGATCGCCGACTACGGTGGCGTGGTGAACACCATGCCGAAGTTCGCAGCCTTCTTCATGCTGTTCGCCATGGCGAATGCAGGCCTGCCGGCAACCAGCGGTTTCGTCGGCGAGTTCATGGTCATCATGGGCGCGGTGCAATTCAACTTCTGGACCGCCTTTGTCGCCGCGACAACCCTGATCGTTGGTGCGGCCTACACGCTGTGGATGTACAAGCGCGTGGTGTTCGGCGAGGTCGCCAACGACCATGTGCGCGAACTCACCGACATCAATGGCCGCGAGTTCTTCTTCCTTGCCGTGCTGGCGTTCGCCGTGCTCGCCATGGGCCTGTACCCGCGGCTCGTTACCGACGTCATGCACACCTCTGTGGCCGAACTGCTGAAGCATGTCGCCGCAGGCAAGCTCTAA